The Arachis ipaensis cultivar K30076 chromosome B07, Araip1.1, whole genome shotgun sequence genome includes a window with the following:
- the LOC107608748 gene encoding pentatricopeptide repeat-containing protein At1g02150 has protein sequence MLLLQSSLHKALSLSYAVSYSTALPSKIPTLSIGCRGVTCFQGLSVTCSISKIHSYGTVDYERRPIVRWNDIYKRISLMQNPEIGSAAVLEQWEDEGKSFTKWELCRVIKELRKYKRYKRALEVYGWMNNKPERFSVSSSDAAIQLDLISKVHGVSSAEEYFLSLADKLTDRRTYGALLNVYVRYRMKEKAEALFDKMRSKGYAVHSLPFNVMMTLYVNLKVYDKVDMLASEMRGKNIRLDIYSYNIWLSSCGSRGSIEKMEEVFDQMVKDPKIVPNWTTFSTMATMYINMNMFEKAVGCLRKVESRIKGRDRVPFHYLLSLYGSVGKKDDVYRVWSTYKSMFATIPNLGYHAIIASLVKLDDIEGAEKIYEEWLSTSSTYDPRITNLLIGCYVKKGNTDKALGFFRQMTEGGGIPNSKTWEIICSGHIADERISDALSCFKEAFVADVLNKWRPRATNFSAFFKLCQDKDDTTSAEVLTGLLRQSRFIKNEVFVSLIGLSESDGTINNGELWTEVDTADITDDNDDGENAVDDSQMFNQLESTL, from the exons ATGCTGCTGCTTCAGTCCTCTTTGCATAAAGCCCTTTCCCTTTCATATGCCGTCTCTTATTCCACTGCTCTTCCCTCTAAAATTCCCACTCTCTCCATTGGATGTAGGGGTGTCACGTGCTTTCAGGGGCTCTCTGTCACGTGCTCCATCTCAAAGATCCATAGTTATGGCACCGTGGACTACGAGCGCAGACCCATCGTCAGGTGGAATGATATATACAAGAGAATATCGTTGATGCAGAACCCTGAAATCGGTTCCGCCGCTGTGTTAGAACAGTGGGAAGATGAAGGAAAGAGCTTTACTAAATGGGAGCTGTGTAGGGTTATCAAAGAGCTGAGAAAGTATAAAAGATATAAAAGAGCCCTTGAG GTTTATGGTTGGATGAACAACAAACCAGAGAGGTTTAGTGTATCTTCAAGTGATGCAGCAATTCAGTTAGATCTGATTTCCAAGGTTCATGGAGTTTCGAGTGCAGAAGAGTATTTTCTGAGTCTGGCTGATAAGTTAACAGATAGAAGGACCTATGGAGCCCTTTTGAATGTATACGTGCGATATAGAATGAAGGAAAAGGCAGAGGCATTATTTGACAAAATGAGGAGTAAAGGTTATGCAGTACATTCGCTACCATTTAATGTAATGATGACTCTGTATGTGAACCTTAAGGTTTATGATAAAGTTGATATGTTGGCTTCAgaaatgagagggaaaaacatacGGCTCGATATCTATTCATATAATATCTGGCTATCTTCATGTGGTTCTCGAGGATCAATAGAAAAGATGGAGGAGGTGTTTGACCAGATGGTGAAGGACCCGAAGATTGTTCCTAATTGGACTACATTCAGCACAATGGCTACAATGTATATAAATATGAATATGTTTGAAAAAGCAGTAGGCTGCTTAAGAAAGGTTGAGAGTAGAATCAAAGGCCGGGATAGAGTACCATTTCATTATCTTCTGAGCTTATATGGAAGTGTTGGAAAGAAAGACGACGTTTATCGTGTGTGGAGTACTTATAAATCAATGTTTGCCACTATACCAAACTTGGGATACCATGCTATTATTGCTTCTCTGGTTAAACTGGATGATATTGAGGGTGCAGAAAAAATTTATGAGGAATGGCTTTCAACAAGTTCGACTTATGATCCGAGAATAACAAACCTTCTGATAGGCTGTTATGTCAAGAAAGGCAATACTGACAAAGCTCTGGGTTTCTTTAGACAAATGACTGAGGGTGGTGGAATTCCGAATTCAAAAACTTGGGAGATTATTTGTTCTGGGCATATCGCTGATGAGAGGATTTCGGATGCTCTGTCCTGCTTTAAAGAAGCTTTTGTGGCCGATGTTTTAAACAAATGGAGACCAAGGGCGACAAACTTTTCTGCATTCTTTAAACTTTGTCAGGACAAAGATGATACTACAAGTGCTGAAGTGTTAACTGGGTTGTTGAGACAGTCTAGATTTATCAAGAATGAAGTTTTTGTGTCACTCATTGGCTTGTCAGAATCCGATGGTACCATCAACAATGGCGAATTGTGGACCGAAGTTGATACCGCGGATATAACTGATGATAACGATGATGGTGAAAATGCAGTTGATGACTCTCAAATGTTCAACCAATTGGAGAGTACCTTGTGA